CGAGCGTGCCGCCCCCCGTGCCGAAGAACGGCTGCGCGAGCTTGAAGGCGCGGGCGGGGTCGGCCACCGTGAACTTCAGGCCGCGCTGCGAGGCGCGCACCACCTTGCGGGCCAGGTCGCCGTTCAGGGTCTTGTCCAGCGTGATCAGGCCGGAGCCGACCATCGGGTAGGCCGCGCTCAGGTCCAGCGTGTACACCTTCTGCCCGGCGTCCCGCAGTTGCACGACCTCGTTGTTCACGAAGCCCACCGCCGCGTCCACCCGCCCGGCCCGGATGGCGTCGAGCTGCGTGAAGCCGATGGAGGCCAGGCGCACGTCGCGGCCTTCTTGCAGGTCCGCGCTGTCGAGCAGGGCCAGGATGGCGGCGTAGCTGCTGCCGAAGGTGCCGGGAATGCCGACCGTCTTGCCTTTCAGGTCCGCGGCCCGGTTCAGCGGCTTCAGGCTGAACACGGTCACCGGGGACTTCTGGTACATCGCCATCACGTACTTGACCGGCGCCCCCTGGTTGCGGGCGAAGATCGCGTCCTCGGGATCGCCCACGATGAAGTCCAGCTTGCCCTGGAGGAGCAGCGGCATCAGTTCGGAGACGTACCCGTGCTGGAACTTCACGTTCAGGCCCTCCGCGCGGTAGTACCCGAGCTTGTCAGCCACGTAGAAGGGCGTGAACTGCACGTTGGGGAGGTACCCCAGGCCGATATTGACGGTGCGGGGCGTCCCCTGCGCGCAGGCCGTGGCGGCGGCGAGCAGAGCGAGGAGGGTCAGGGTGCGCTTCATGAGGGCGAGTATAGGAGCGCGGAGTGACGCGAGCGTGATCCGGCTCGCCCTCCGGGCCGGGTTTCGTGCCCCGGTTTAATCCCTCTGCAAGCAGCTCTACGAGTCCGGCCCTGCGGGCCACCTCCCCTCAAAGGGAGGCCACAGATTGAGCTTCCTAGAGGGCAAACGGCGTTCCCGGCTCCGTTTGAGCGAAGCTGACTGAGGGGTTGACCGGCGCGAGCACTTCCAAAGACCGGACGTTGCAGTTGCCCTGGCGGGCCACCTCCCGCCGCTGACCCGCACCTCTGCCCAGGTGGTAGACTCCGGGGTACGCCTGCGCGGCCCGGGTGGGCAAGCCGCCTATCCGCGAAGAGGGCGCAGGGAAAGGACGACCATGACCGAGGACACCAGGCAGCACACCCCGGACGAAACCGGAACCCCGGAGGAGCTGCGCGCTCTTCTGCCCGAGTTGGCGGGCGAACCCGATGAAGACCCCGTGCTGGATGCCGAAGAAGCCGAACGCGAGGGCCTGAGCGCCGCCCAGGACAGCGGCAACGTGGGCGAAGCCGAGGAGGCCGAGGACGAGTATATCGATGCCGACGACCTGCTGGCCCTGCTCGGCGAGATGAAGGAGATGCTGGAAGCGCAGAGCAAGGAAATCCGGGGCCTGCGCCGCGAGATGCGCGAACTGCGCGAGAGCCAGGGCCAGGGCGGCTTCCGCCCCCGCGAGGACCGGGGCGGCTACCAGGGTGGCAACGACCGTGGCGGTTTCCGTCCCCGTGAAGACCGAGGTGGTTACCAGGGTGGCAACGACCGCGGCGGCTTCCGCCCGCGTGACGACCGCCAGGGTGGCGGTTTCCGTCCCCGTGAAGACCGCGGTGGCTACCAGGGCGGCAACGACCGCGGCGGCTACCGTGGCGACCGCGAGGGCGGCTTCCGTCCCCGCGAGGACCGGGGCGGCTATCAGGGCAGCAACGACCGTGGCGGTTTCCGTCCGCGTGACGACCGTCAGGGTGGGGGCTTCCGTCCCCGCGAGGACCGGGGCGACCGGGGCAACTTCGGTGACCGCGAGTTCCGTCCGCGCGACGGCGGCGACACGGGCGAGGGCTTCCGTCCCCGTGCCCGCGCCGACCGGGGCTGGGGCAACAAGCGCCGCGACGAGGAGTAAAAACGCGGGAGGCGGAGCGCCGATGGGAGAAGGCCGGGCTTCATGTCCCGGCCTTCTCCTTTGGTACTGCGGGCAGGCCTACGCGCTGGCTTCCTCCGCGAGCGGCTGTCTGCCTTCGGCCCCCGGTAACCACCTCTCCAGCCACCCCAGGTATTCCCGCAGCCGCGTCAGCCGCCGGTCCGGGCGGCCCGAGCGGTTGAGTTCGTGGTCCTCGCCGGGGAAGCGCACGAACCGCACCGGGACGCCGTGCAGCCGCAGCGCCGCGTACCACTGCTCGGCCTGCTCGATGGGGCAGCGGTGGTCCAGCACCGAGTGGACGATCAGCGTGGGCGTGCGGACCTGCTCCACGTACTTGAGCGGGCTCATGTCCCAGAGCTTCAGGGCGTCGGCGCTGCGGTGGAAGTTCAGGCCCAGTTCGTCGTCCCAGAAGCGCATGCCGATGTCGCTGGTGCCCCCGAACGAGAGCAGATTGCAGATGCTGCGGTCGGTGATGGCGGCCTGGAAACGGTCCGTATGCCCGGTGATCCAGTTGGTCATGTAGCCGCCGTAGCTGCCGCCCATCACTGCCGTCCGGGTTCCGTCCAGCCGCTCCTGGGCCGCCAGGCAGGCGCCGAAGAAGGCCAGCAGGTCGGCCATGTCCACCGTCCCCCAGCGCCCGTAAATGGCCGAGGACCAGGCCTGCCCGTACCCCACGCTGCCGCGCGGGTTGCCGTAGCACACGCCGTAGCCCCGCGCCGCGAAGAGCTGGAACTCGTGCATGAAGGCGTGCCCGTAGGCGGTGTGCGGGCCGCCGTGAATGCTCAGCAGGGCCGGGGCGCGTTCCGTGCCGTCCGGCAGCAGCACCCAGCCTTCACCCTCACCGAGTTCGTTGGTGAAGGGCACACGCGCCGGGGTGCGGGCCGGGAAGGGGAGACGGTCATGCAGGTCCGTCACCTGGCCGCCGTTCAGTTCGACCTCCGGGAAACGGTCGGCCCGCTCGCGGATCAGGGCCAGGCCGCCCCCCCGCGCGGTGAAGGCGGCGATGACGGCCCGGGGGTCATGATCCTGGGGCGTCACCGTCCCGTCCAGCGCCGCGCGGAACAGCCCGCAGGAGCCGCCCACCGTGCTGAGGAACAGCAGGGTTTCCGCGTCCAGCCACACGGGCCGTTCGGGGAAAGCGCCCACGTGGCAATCCCCGCCCACCAGATTCCCCACCGGCCGGTCCCACCCCCCCTCCCCAGAATGCACGTCCAGCCGCCGCCAGGAGCCGCCCGGCTCGACCAGGAAGAGGTGGTTGTCTTCCGGGCTGCCCTTGCCCTCGGGACGGCCCACCAGGGCGAACCGCTGGCCGTCCGGGTGGGGAATGACGGCGGTGATGGCCGAGTTCCAGTGGGTGACGCGATTGCGTTCGCCACCCAGCAGCAGCGTGTCCGCCTCCTGCCGCCACTGCGCGGCGTCCTCCTCGCTGGGGCTGGAGACGAGCAGGACGCCCCGGCTGTCGGGCCACCAGGCGTAGCCGGTGATCTCCACTTCGGGGGCCAGCCACTCGTGCAGCGCCTCCTTTTCCACGTCGTAGCGCCACAGGCGGGCGGGGCGTTCGGGCAGCCAGTCGCGCCCGTTGAAGCGGTAGCGCGGGCGCGTGATCACGCGGGCCTCGCCGCGCTCGTCGCGGTTGTCCTCGTCGTCGCCGCTGCTGAGGAAGGACACCCAGCGGCCGTCGGGACTCCACTGCACGTCCTGCACCGCGCCCCTCCAGTGTTGACCTGGTGGGGGCGTCACCCGCCGGGCCTCGCCGCCGGTCAGCGGCAGCAGGAAGAGTTGCCCTTTGTGCCCCCCCTCCTCGCGCACAAAGGCCAGCGTCTGCCCGTCCGGCGACCAGCGGGGCGAACTGTCGCGGCCCTCCCCCTGGGTGAGTGGCCGGGCCGCCCCGCCGTCCGAGAGCCACAGCCGGGACTTGTAGCGCGGCCGGGCGAAGTCCGCCTCCGGCTGCTGCGGCTGTTCCTCCTCCACGCGGGACAGCACGAACGCCACGCGCCGCCCTTCGGGGCTGATCTGGGGATCGGACGGAAAGGCCAGGGCGAGCAGACTCTCCGGGCCGGGCGGGGTGAGCGGGGAAGAGGTCATACCGCAGTCAAGCACAGGCGGGGCTTCCAGTACCTCATGATCCTTCGCTTAAGGGAGAAGGCAGGGGCTCTTGCCCTTCCCAAAGAGAAAAAATCTACACTGGCTTTACCGGCAGCTCCGGAACTTGAGACTCGACCAGCACGTGCTTTTCCATCCGTTCTTTCCCTGGAGGACCTGCATGCACGAACTGCTCTGCACCTGGGTGCCTGGAACCATCGACGTTGTTCGCCTGAAAGTCTCGGGCCGGACGATTGAGTTGACGAGTACCCGCCTGGCCCGCATCTTCGGGCCGCAGGCCCTCAACGACCTGTATCTCAAGGGCCGCACGGTCCTGCAAGCCAATCCTCAGCAGGTCGCCCTGCTCGCCTGAAATCCGCTTCCCGCCCGCGCCCCGCCCCCCGCTTTTGCGGCCCGTGCGGGGCGCGGCCCTATGGCGGGGGTAGCATGGGCGGCATGACGTTTGACCTTCAGGCGATGCTCGACGACCTGCGCGCCCTGGTGGAGATCGAATCCCCGTCCACCGACATGGCCGCCGTGAACCGCGTGATGGCCGTGGTGGAAGCCTGGGCGCGCGAGCTGGGGGCCGACACCCACGCCCTGCCGGGAGGCACCCGGCGATTCAATTTCGGGGTGGAGGAGGAGGGGCGGCCGGTGCTGGTCCTGGCCCACGCCGACACCGTCTGGCCGCACGGCACGCTGGACGCCATGCCCTTCCGGGTGGAGGAGGACCGGGCGTACGGTCCCGGCACCTACGACATGAAGGCGGGGATCGTGGGCCTCTTTCACGCCCTGCGCGCCCTGGAGGGTCAGTGGCCGGAGGGCGGGGTCCAGGTGCTGCTGACCCCGGACGAGGAGATCGGCAGCCTGGGGAGCCGTGACGCCATCGAGGCCGCCGCCCGGCAGGCCCGCGCCGTGCTGGTCGTCGAGCCGCCGGTCGCGGACCTGCACGCGCTGAAGGTGGGCCGCAAGGGCGTGGGGGATTTCCAGCTCGCCTTTCGCGGCGTCGCGTCGCACGCGGGAAACAAGCCGGAGGAGGGGGCCAGCGCCATCACCGAGGCCGCCCGCGCCGTGCTGGAGCTGGAGGCCCTGGCCCGCCCGGAGGTCGGCACCACCGTCAGCGTCGGCCTGATCCGGGGCGGCAGCGCCACCAACGTGATTCCCGCCGAGTGTGAGCTGGAACTGGACGTGCGGGTGTCCACCCTGGAGGAAGGCGAGCGTATTGACGCGGCTATCCGGGCGCTCAGACCCCGGAACCCCCGCGTCCGGCTGGAGGTGACGGGCGGCCTGAACCGTCCTCCCTTCGAGCGCGGCCCGCAGACCGAGCGCCTCTTCGCGCAGGCCCGGGCCATCGCGGAGGAGCTGGGCTTCGAGGTGGGCGGGGAGATCGTCGGCGGCGGCAGCGACGGCAACTTCACCGCGCCCCTGGCCCCGACCCTCGACGGCCTGGGGGCACCCGGTGACGGCGCGCACGCGGCCCACGAGCACGTCCGCCTCGACCGCTGGCCCGACCACGTCCGCCTGCTGACGCGGCTCTTGCGGGAGGCCTGAGGTGTTTGGCCTCTTCGGCAGGAAAAAACCGGCCGCCAACCCCTACGTCAAGCAGGAGGACCCGCAGACCTTCCGCGTCCGCGTCCGGACCCTCGGGCACGGCGACGTGGTGGAGTTCCGCTTTACCAAGGCCGCGCATATCGGCGCAGATGAGGGCGGGGGTTACCTGTTCCGCAAGCCGGTCGTCAGCTCGCAGCACTTCGACCGGGGCGAACTGGTGGTGCGCTTCGACCCCCGCTACAACGTGACCGCCACCGAGGGCGAGGGGGTCGAGTTCATCCCGGTGAGCGACTGGGAAGACTGAGACGGGTTCCGCGTTGTGGACGTACATCCTGCGCCGTTTGTGGGATGTATGGCAGGGCAACTACAAAGCGGCAAGATTCGCATAGCCTCGTTCAGCCCCTCTGCAAGCAGCTCTACGAGTCCGGCCCTGCGGGCCACCTCCCCTCAAGGGGAGGCCACAGATTGAGCTTCCTGGAGGGCAACCCGCGTTCCCGGCTCCCCTTGAGGGGAGCTGTCAGCGAAGCTGACTGAGGGGTTGAACGGTGCGAGCACTTCCAAAAACCGGACGTTGCGGTTGCCCTGGGATGTACGGGAACCAAGCGGAATGCGTATGAGCCGTCTCCCCGTCCCTTCGCGCACCCTCCAGCGGCGCGGGCGTCCCCCAACACTTTCTTTACTCCGACTTATGGCCCCATGAAGGCGCGGTGGTATTACGGGCCGGGTCAGCCTGCCAAGCTGCGGTGAACAGTCTTTTTTGGAGGTTTCCCTATGCAAAAACGCCGTCTTGTTCCCGCGCTGGCCCTGGCCCTCGTCCTTCCCACCGCCCTGGCCGGAGGCATGGCCGGGATGCCGATGGGTCCCGTCAGCACCGCCCAGGTGACGAATGACAGCGACGTGCTGTTCATGGAAGTCATGACGATGGTCAACCTGGAAGAGATTCAGACCGGGCAACTGGCGCTGAAAAAGAGCAGCAACGCCGAGGTGCGCGCCTTTGCCCAGATGGTGATCGCAGACCACACGCGGGCGCAGGCCGAACTGAACAACCTGGCCGCGATGAAGGGCGTGCGGCTGACCAACAAGCCGGGGGCCGACCAGCGCCTGCAATACAACCACCTCGCCACCTTGACGGGGGCCGACTTCGACGCGGAATACAAGAAGGAGCAGGTCAGCGGGCACCAGATGGCCCTCGACCTGATCAAGACCTACCGCAGCATCGGCAAGGACGCGCAGGTGCTGGCCTACGCCGCCAAGAACCAGCCCGTTATCGCGAGTCACCTCGAATACGCCAAGATGCTGCCCTGAGCCCGCCTCACCACGAGAAGGAGCCTGGGAGGTGCCCCAGGCCCTTTTTCCTGTCCCTACTCCCGCACCTCGTAGAACGTCTCCTCGGTGATCCTTTCCGGGAACTTGCGGATGAAGTCCACCGTGCTGAGGGCCTGGCTGCGGTGGCAGGCGATGGCCTGGAGCTTGCGGTTGACGCGGTGGCTCACGTCGCGGCGGATGTTGGGGGCGAGCCAGGCCGCGCGCAGGGCCTCGTTTTCGGGGGGCGTGGTGCTGGCGTAGTACCACAGACGCGGGCGCTCGTCTTCCGGCAGGCTCTCCCACGCCTCACGTACGGCGCGGTGGGTGGTCACGTGGTCGGGGTGGCCGTTGCTGCCGTTGGGCGGGAAGGTCAGCACGACTTCGGGCTGATGCCGCTGCATCGCTGCGCGCGCCACCTCCACCAGTGGCCCAAAGGGCTGTTCCGCCAGGTGCTTGTCGGGAAACTCGTGCTGCTCGTGGACCTTCAGGCCGATCACGTCCAGGCAGGCGCGCAGTTCGGCGGCCCGCATCC
The window above is part of the Deinococcus metallilatus genome. Proteins encoded here:
- a CDS encoding alpha/beta hydrolase family protein, with amino-acid sequence MTSSPLTPPGPESLLALAFPSDPQISPEGRRVAFVLSRVEEEQPQQPEADFARPRYKSRLWLSDGGAARPLTQGEGRDSSPRWSPDGQTLAFVREEGGHKGQLFLLPLTGGEARRVTPPPGQHWRGAVQDVQWSPDGRWVSFLSSGDDEDNRDERGEARVITRPRYRFNGRDWLPERPARLWRYDVEKEALHEWLAPEVEITGYAWWPDSRGVLLVSSPSEEDAAQWRQEADTLLLGGERNRVTHWNSAITAVIPHPDGQRFALVGRPEGKGSPEDNHLFLVEPGGSWRRLDVHSGEGGWDRPVGNLVGGDCHVGAFPERPVWLDAETLLFLSTVGGSCGLFRAALDGTVTPQDHDPRAVIAAFTARGGGLALIRERADRFPEVELNGGQVTDLHDRLPFPARTPARVPFTNELGEGEGWVLLPDGTERAPALLSIHGGPHTAYGHAFMHEFQLFAARGYGVCYGNPRGSVGYGQAWSSAIYGRWGTVDMADLLAFFGACLAAQERLDGTRTAVMGGSYGGYMTNWITGHTDRFQAAITDRSICNLLSFGGTSDIGMRFWDDELGLNFHRSADALKLWDMSPLKYVEQVRTPTLIVHSVLDHRCPIEQAEQWYAALRLHGVPVRFVRFPGEDHELNRSGRPDRRLTRLREYLGWLERWLPGAEGRQPLAEEASA
- a CDS encoding M20 family metallopeptidase, with the translated sequence MGGMTFDLQAMLDDLRALVEIESPSTDMAAVNRVMAVVEAWARELGADTHALPGGTRRFNFGVEEEGRPVLVLAHADTVWPHGTLDAMPFRVEEDRAYGPGTYDMKAGIVGLFHALRALEGQWPEGGVQVLLTPDEEIGSLGSRDAIEAAARQARAVLVVEPPVADLHALKVGRKGVGDFQLAFRGVASHAGNKPEEGASAITEAARAVLELEALARPEVGTTVSVGLIRGGSATNVIPAECELELDVRVSTLEEGERIDAAIRALRPRNPRVRLEVTGGLNRPPFERGPQTERLFAQARAIAEELGFEVGGEIVGGGSDGNFTAPLAPTLDGLGAPGDGAHAAHEHVRLDRWPDHVRLLTRLLREA
- a CDS encoding ABC transporter substrate-binding protein is translated as MKRTLTLLALLAAATACAQGTPRTVNIGLGYLPNVQFTPFYVADKLGYYRAEGLNVKFQHGYVSELMPLLLQGKLDFIVGDPEDAIFARNQGAPVKYVMAMYQKSPVTVFSLKPLNRAADLKGKTVGIPGTFGSSYAAILALLDSADLQEGRDVRLASIGFTQLDAIRAGRVDAAVGFVNNEVVQLRDAGQKVYTLDLSAAYPMVGSGLITLDKTLNGDLARKVVRASQRGLKFTVADPARAFKLAQPFFGTGGGTLDVLRASTPLIQSAYTQANGLGASDPAAWTKAIAALIKQGSLPAGAKAETFYTNSLISKTVR
- a CDS encoding DUF4142 domain-containing protein, which gives rise to MQKRRLVPALALALVLPTALAGGMAGMPMGPVSTAQVTNDSDVLFMEVMTMVNLEEIQTGQLALKKSSNAEVRAFAQMVIADHTRAQAELNNLAAMKGVRLTNKPGADQRLQYNHLATLTGADFDAEYKKEQVSGHQMALDLIKTYRSIGKDAQVLAYAAKNQPVIASHLEYAKMLP
- a CDS encoding PIG-L deacetylase family protein; translation: MSEAPLKLLLIVPHPDDEVYGASGTLMDLLDEGHRCGLVTLTRGEAGRTLGLCDGPEELARMRAAELRACLDVIGLKVHEQHEFPDKHLAEQPFGPLVEVARAAMQRHQPEVVLTFPPNGSNGHPDHVTTHRAVREAWESLPEDERPRLWYYASTTPPENEALRAAWLAPNIRRDVSHRVNRKLQAIACHRSQALSTVDFIRKFPERITEETFYEVRE